The Flavivirga eckloniae genomic interval CTGATACATTTTGGTAAACCGATACATGACCAGCGAAATCGCTTCCACCTTCACTATTTGTAGAACCTATTGCAATCGTAGAACCATCGGAAGAAAGCGAAACACTAAAACCAAATTCATCGCCAGCTTTTTCCCCAACTAAATTTCCTATTTCTGTCCAACTATTAGATATGTATTCATAAATACGTACATCACCAGAATCTGTGCCATTGCCATCACCGTGGGGTGCACCTATAGCAAGAATATTACCATTAGATGAGAGAGATGTACTAATAACAGATTGATTATCATTAACAACAATATTAATACTACTATCTAGTTGCATCCAATTTGTTCCTGTTTTTTCATAAACAGTTACATTTCCAGAGCTATTCCTAATAGCGCTAATAGCAACAATACTACCATTGGAAGAAAGAGACACTTGATGACCTAACCGATCGTTTAATGCCCCTTTAAATTCTCCTATAGATTCCTGACTAATACAAAAGAAAGGTATAAATAAAATTAAAAAAAGGTTTTGTTTCATAATTATTAAAATTTTAAGATTTGGATTACAAACATATAAAACATGAAACCGTTACAACTATATCTATATGTTTATACATAAACAAAAGATAAAAAAATCATTTTATCGAAATTAACATAAGTTTTAACATTAAGAAACGCAACCTTATTCTTCTACGAAACTACCAAATCAATGCAATGAATAGCATACTATAATATATTCAGTGTACCTTTTAAAGCTATGATAAAAAATAAAGAATTTCTTAAAAATATAATAAGAACAAATTCGTAATCAATAAAATTTAGAAGACAAATCAGATAAAAAATACAGTTATCCACATTATATATTATAATACTATTTTCTTTTAAAATTTAAAAAAATAAATGGTGGTTATTATAGTGTGTTAATAACTGGTATAACTTTTTTAAAGTTTATTTTGATAATAATTAATTTACGTTCTATTAATAGTTTATTAACAATAGAAATTATTTTAATAACTTCATTTTTAATGAATTTTGATTTTATGTGAACACTTGTTAACAATCGAAGTTAACTACTTTTTCTTATAACTATTTTTAATTTTAGTGTTCACATCTGCTAATTTTAGTCTGATAAAATTGCCAAAAAAAATGAATTAAATTTTTGGTAAAGTCATGTTGCTTTTTGATTGGAAAAATAAATGGATTAACAATATTTTTCTTTTAGAAAGTAATGAACACTTATTAACAAGTAATGAATATAATAACGCACATTGTTAATTACGTTTTAATATTCAAAATTATATAATACCAATTGTAAAGTATTGATATTTAATGGTTTTATAGTTTTTATATGCTCTAAAATTATGTGAATATATCTGTTTATCAATTAGTTAATATTAAGACTTTGTACTTAATTCTAATAGTAAAGCAATCACAAGTCTTGTAAAACACACTAAGAATTTTTAATATATAGTTAGTACCTTTATACCCTATAAAACAACATTATAAAATCATGACAATTTCTATAGGTAATGATCACGCAGGTACAGATTATAAATTTGCAATTAAAGAATACTTAGAGGATAAAGGATATACTGTTAATAACTACGGAACAGATGCTAATGATAGTGTAGATTATCCAGATTTTGTACATCCGGTAGCTCAAGATATTGAAAATAAAAAAGTAGATTTTGGTATTTTAATTTGTGGTAGTGCTAATGGTGTTGCTATGACTGCTAATAAGTATCAACAAGTTCGTGCCGGTTTATGTTGGACCAAAGAAATTGTGGAACTTATAAGACAACATAATAATGCGAATATCTTATGTATTCCAGCACGCTACACAGCTATTCCTCAAGCCTTACAAATGGTAGAAACTTTTTTAAATACTGAATTTGAAGGGGGAAGACATCAAAATAGAATAGATAAAATTCCGTTATCTTGTTAAATGGGTCATTCACATACTCATAATCATCACCATACACATCACGACTTAAAAGGACGTAACCTTTTTATTTCCATATTATTAAATATCCTTATTACTGCTGCTCAGGTAATAGGTGGTATTGTTTCTGGTAGTTTGGCATTGTTAAGTGATGCCTTGCATAACTTTAGCGATGTACTTTCTTTAGTAGTAAGTTATGTGGCGAACAAATTAGCGAAAAAAGAAGCCTCTTTTCATAGAACATTTGGATACAAACGCGCGGAAATTTTAGCAGCTTTTATAAATGCATCTACCTTAATAATAGTTGCTATTTTGTTAATAATTGAAGCCGTTAAAAGATTTCAAAATCCGGAAGAAATAGAATCTAATTTAGTTATTTGGTTGTCGCTTCTAGGTATTGTGGCTAATGGATTAAGTGTGCTTTTATTAAAAAAGGATTCGAAATCTAATATGAATATGAAAAGTGCTTATCTGCACTTATTAACAGATATGATGGCAAGTATTGCCGTACTTATAGGAGGCCTCTTAATGAAGTATTACCAGGTTTATTGGGTAGATAGTGTATTAACATTTGCAATAGCACTTTATTTAATCTGGATGGGTTACGATTTGTTAAAGACTTCAACAAAAGTTTTAATGCTATTTACTCCAGATGATATTCCTATAAAACAAATCGTAGCAGAGATTAATGCTTTTGAAAGTATTAAAAATGTACACCATGTTCATGTTTGGCAATTAAACGAAGAAGAAATTCATTTAGAAGCACATATCGATTTTAAGAACGACATAACGTTATCCCAATTCGATGTTATTTTGCATAAAATAGAGGATTTAGTATTTAATAAATACGATATTAACCATGTAAATATCCAACCAGAGTTTGGTAAAGATGATGCTAAAGATGTGATTGTACAGGATTGATGAATTCCTGCCTTTCGACTGCCCGTCCGTCCGGCAGGAGGGCGCTCAAGATAAACTGCGGCAGGAATCTTATTAATAGAGATGTCATTGCGAATCACGCTTTTTAGCGTGATGTGGCAATCTGTATAATTGTAGTTTCAATTTAAGAGATCCTCTGCTTGCTTCAATTACGCTCAGCAGGAGTCGCTCTGAATGAACAAATAACTTATAAACATGCTAACCATACAAATAAAAACATTCGAAGAACTAAGCAAGCAAGAATTATACGATTTACTACAATTACGGAGTGAGGTTTTTGTGGTGGAACAGGATTGTGTTTATCAAGATATTGACGGAAAAGACCAAAAGGCAATTCATGTT includes:
- the rpiB gene encoding ribose 5-phosphate isomerase B, translating into MTISIGNDHAGTDYKFAIKEYLEDKGYTVNNYGTDANDSVDYPDFVHPVAQDIENKKVDFGILICGSANGVAMTANKYQQVRAGLCWTKEIVELIRQHNNANILCIPARYTAIPQALQMVETFLNTEFEGGRHQNRIDKIPLSC
- a CDS encoding cation diffusion facilitator family transporter — its product is MGHSHTHNHHHTHHDLKGRNLFISILLNILITAAQVIGGIVSGSLALLSDALHNFSDVLSLVVSYVANKLAKKEASFHRTFGYKRAEILAAFINASTLIIVAILLIIEAVKRFQNPEEIESNLVIWLSLLGIVANGLSVLLLKKDSKSNMNMKSAYLHLLTDMMASIAVLIGGLLMKYYQVYWVDSVLTFAIALYLIWMGYDLLKTSTKVLMLFTPDDIPIKQIVAEINAFESIKNVHHVHVWQLNEEEIHLEAHIDFKNDITLSQFDVILHKIEDLVFNKYDINHVNIQPEFGKDDAKDVIVQD